In a genomic window of Alcanivorax sp.:
- the apbC gene encoding iron-sulfur cluster carrier protein ApbC, with product MSSAEQRIRQQLGDFIPDDLGASLMSVDAIESLTVDDSTVHARIVLGFPIDGIRDELAAQIREHLSEVLEGRELVLDLEAKIIPHRAQNSLPAMDQVANVIAIASGKGGVGKSTTAVNLALALQAEGARVGLLDADVFGPSQPLMLGLPDGTRPQVLEGKYFVPVEAHGLQTMSMGYLTTKQTPVVWRGPKASGALVQMMEQTRWHKLDYLLVDLPPGTGDIQLTLAQKIPVAGAVVITTPQDIALLDAIKGVEMFRKVDIRVLGIVENMAVHICSQCGHKEHVFGQGGGERMASEYHTDVLAALPLSLRIREQADSGQPVVAACPDSEEAGLYRQAARRMAARLSLTEAGKRAFPKVTQH from the coding sequence ATGAGTTCAGCCGAGCAACGCATTCGACAGCAACTGGGTGATTTTATTCCCGACGATCTGGGCGCCAGCCTGATGTCCGTGGATGCCATTGAATCACTGACCGTGGACGACAGCACCGTCCATGCCCGAATCGTTTTGGGGTTTCCGATTGACGGTATCCGTGATGAGTTGGCAGCACAGATTCGGGAGCATCTGAGTGAGGTGCTGGAGGGCCGCGAGCTGGTCCTTGATCTGGAGGCGAAGATTATCCCTCACCGCGCCCAGAATAGTTTGCCGGCAATGGACCAGGTGGCCAATGTGATTGCGATAGCCTCCGGCAAAGGCGGGGTCGGCAAGTCCACCACAGCGGTGAATCTGGCCTTGGCGTTACAGGCGGAAGGCGCCCGTGTGGGCTTGCTGGATGCGGACGTGTTCGGCCCCAGCCAGCCGCTGATGCTGGGCCTGCCGGACGGTACCCGGCCGCAGGTGTTGGAAGGCAAGTACTTTGTGCCGGTGGAGGCCCATGGCCTGCAGACCATGTCCATGGGGTATCTGACCACCAAGCAGACCCCGGTGGTCTGGCGTGGCCCGAAAGCCAGTGGTGCACTGGTACAGATGATGGAGCAAACCCGCTGGCACAAGCTGGACTACCTGCTGGTAGATCTGCCGCCGGGCACGGGGGATATCCAGCTGACCCTGGCCCAGAAAATTCCGGTGGCCGGTGCGGTAGTGATCACCACGCCCCAGGACATTGCCCTGCTGGATGCCATCAAGGGTGTGGAAATGTTTCGCAAGGTGGATATTCGCGTGCTGGGCATCGTGGAGAACATGGCGGTACATATCTGCAGCCAGTGCGGTCATAAAGAGCATGTGTTCGGTCAGGGCGGCGGGGAAAGGATGGCCAGTGAGTACCACACCGACGTGCTGGCGGCGCTGCCGTTGTCCCTGCGCATCCGCGAGCAGGCGGACAGCGGTCAACCGGTGGTAGCGGCTTGTCCGGATAGCGAGGAGGCGGGCCTGTACCGCCAGGCAGCCCGTCGGAT
- a CDS encoding SIMPL domain-containing protein (The SIMPL domain is named for its presence in mouse protein SIMPL (signalling molecule that associates with mouse pelle-like kinase). Bacterial member BP26, from Brucella, was shown to assemble into a channel-like structure, while YggE from E. coli has been associated with resistance to oxidative stress.) — MKRITAASLIALGALSLAACSDTHQTINSSPDSITVSGSGDIAAQPDIFRVVATAREQGDDIAAMKSRVDNAVADMLDLADDLDIEEKQVRASDLNVQPQWQYQPERKLIGHQVSRQVTFRANGLDTYTQLLDGLAKQGVRDIRPAGTEVSNADELANQALEKAVADARQRASIIAKAADRELGKAIQIQAQDFQPPQPVMMMARSEKSGHADSYRPGETDITARVQITFELD; from the coding sequence ATGAAACGCATCACTGCCGCATCCCTGATTGCCCTGGGTGCATTAAGCCTGGCCGCCTGTAGTGACACACACCAGACAATTAACTCCAGCCCCGACAGCATCACCGTCTCCGGCAGCGGCGATATCGCTGCCCAGCCGGATATTTTCCGGGTAGTGGCCACCGCCCGTGAACAGGGGGACGATATTGCCGCCATGAAATCCCGGGTCGACAACGCTGTCGCCGACATGCTCGACCTGGCAGACGATCTGGATATCGAGGAAAAACAGGTGCGCGCCAGCGATCTGAATGTCCAGCCGCAATGGCAATATCAGCCTGAGCGCAAACTGATCGGCCACCAGGTCAGCCGTCAAGTCACCTTTCGCGCCAATGGCCTGGACACCTATACCCAACTGCTCGACGGCCTGGCCAAGCAGGGGGTGCGTGATATTCGACCGGCCGGCACTGAAGTCAGCAACGCGGACGAACTGGCTAACCAGGCCCTGGAAAAAGCCGTGGCTGATGCCCGCCAGCGAGCCAGCATCATCGCCAAGGCCGCAGACCGGGAGCTGGGCAAGGCCATCCAGATCCAGGCACAGGATTTCCAGCCCCCGCAGCCGGTAATGATGATGGCACGGAGCGAGAAAAGCGGTCATGCCGACAGCTACCGACCCGGTGAAACCGACATCACCGCCCGGGTCCAGATCACCTTCGAACTGGATTAA
- a CDS encoding AraC family transcriptional regulator, with amino-acid sequence MDNLGQICSAALQQYLAHGEARGLDIAAALDSAALDAERVRQPDARIPGASFQTLLHTLIDQAGDPLFGLHTSEFVQPGSYNVMGYIAMSAGTLQEALSKVSLYEKLVGDMGTTDTRVTEDQASIRWDCRYTQQPARQHLIDNVLGSWVRYARWLTGNDQLAPAQVWLEHPRPKPALVEEYQRVFLCEVRFAQPCSALIGPPDLLEQPIRQPDPLLLSTLEAHAIQQLNQLGVETSLGQRVKQCIQDAIGHSLPRKETIAERLGMNVRTLHRRLADEGHNWQKLLDEVRLHQARQLLCQSPAPQAEIAEALGYSDIRSFQRSFKRHTGMTPGQFRNQQKPDL; translated from the coding sequence ATGGATAACCTCGGTCAGATCTGCAGTGCCGCGCTGCAGCAGTATCTTGCCCACGGCGAAGCCCGCGGGCTGGATATTGCTGCGGCACTGGATAGCGCCGCCCTGGATGCGGAACGAGTCCGCCAACCGGACGCCCGCATCCCCGGGGCCAGCTTCCAGACGCTGCTGCACACCTTGATCGACCAGGCCGGGGATCCCCTGTTCGGCCTGCACACCTCCGAATTCGTTCAGCCCGGTTCCTACAACGTCATGGGCTACATCGCCATGAGTGCCGGCACGCTCCAGGAAGCCCTCTCCAAGGTCAGCCTTTATGAAAAGCTGGTCGGCGACATGGGCACCACGGACACTCGCGTTACCGAAGACCAGGCCTCGATTCGCTGGGACTGCCGCTACACCCAGCAACCCGCCCGCCAACACCTGATCGACAATGTACTGGGCTCCTGGGTCCGCTATGCCCGCTGGCTTACCGGCAATGACCAACTGGCCCCGGCCCAGGTCTGGCTCGAGCACCCCAGACCCAAACCGGCACTGGTGGAGGAATACCAGCGGGTGTTTCTCTGCGAAGTTCGGTTTGCACAACCCTGCTCTGCCCTGATCGGCCCGCCAGACCTCTTGGAGCAGCCCATTCGCCAACCGGACCCGCTATTGCTGTCTACCCTGGAAGCCCACGCCATTCAACAGCTTAACCAGTTGGGGGTGGAAACCAGTCTGGGCCAGCGGGTCAAGCAGTGCATCCAGGATGCCATCGGTCATTCCCTGCCGCGCAAGGAAACCATTGCTGAGCGGTTGGGCATGAATGTCCGCACCCTCCACCGCCGCCTGGCCGATGAGGGCCACAACTGGCAGAAGCTGCTGGACGAGGTGCGACTGCATCAGGCCCGACAACTGCTTTGCCAGAGCCCGGCCCCCCAGGCGGAAATCGCCGAAGCCCTGGGCTACTCGGACATCCGCTCTTTCCAACGCAGTTTCAAGCGACATACCGGCATGACACCTGGCCAGTTCCGCAACCAGCAAAAGCCGGATTTGTAG